One window of Thermacetogenium phaeum DSM 12270 genomic DNA carries:
- the thiH gene encoding 2-iminoacetate synthase ThiH: MSFYEERKKYENFDFDAFFEQVTDADVRRAINKDRLTPLDYLTLLSPRAEAHLEEIAQKAHRLTVQHFGRVILLFTPIYVANYCTNQCLYCGFKATNRLERKKLTPAEVEEEARIIAATGLKHILLLTGESRSKSPVSYSMECVEILKKYFTSIGIEVYPLEEEEYRELVDAGVDGFCMYQEVYDEEVYARLHPAGPKRNYRYRLEAPERACRAGMRTVNIGALLGLHEWRTEAFFTGLHADYLQRAYPGVEISISPPRMRPELGGFEPPVKITDRNLVQYILAFRLFMPRGGVTISSRERAELRDNLVRLGVTKMSAGSNTAVGGRSHPEAVGQFEISDGRSVAEMAAMIYSQGYQPVYKDWQMV, translated from the coding sequence ATGAGCTTTTACGAGGAACGAAAAAAGTACGAAAATTTTGATTTTGACGCTTTCTTCGAGCAGGTTACCGATGCCGATGTCAGGAGGGCAATCAACAAGGACCGCCTCACGCCGCTGGACTACCTGACCCTGCTGTCACCTAGAGCCGAGGCGCACCTTGAGGAGATCGCCCAAAAAGCGCACCGCCTCACCGTGCAGCATTTCGGGAGGGTGATCCTGCTTTTCACACCCATCTATGTGGCCAACTACTGCACCAACCAGTGCCTCTACTGCGGGTTTAAGGCCACCAATAGGCTGGAGCGGAAGAAGCTCACCCCGGCGGAGGTGGAGGAAGAGGCCAGGATCATCGCCGCCACCGGCTTGAAGCACATCCTTCTCCTCACAGGGGAGTCCAGGAGCAAGTCCCCGGTCTCCTACAGCATGGAGTGCGTTGAGATCTTAAAGAAATACTTCACCTCCATCGGGATCGAGGTCTACCCCCTGGAGGAGGAAGAGTACCGGGAGCTGGTCGATGCCGGAGTGGATGGGTTCTGCATGTACCAGGAGGTGTATGACGAGGAGGTCTACGCCAGGCTGCATCCCGCAGGGCCGAAGCGGAATTACCGCTACCGCCTGGAGGCCCCCGAGCGAGCCTGCCGGGCGGGGATGAGGACGGTGAACATCGGGGCGCTGCTGGGATTGCATGAATGGAGGACCGAGGCCTTTTTCACAGGGCTGCATGCTGACTACCTCCAGAGGGCCTATCCGGGGGTGGAGATCAGCATCTCCCCGCCCCGCATGCGGCCGGAGCTGGGGGGATTTGAACCCCCGGTGAAGATCACCGACAGGAATTTGGTGCAGTACATCCTGGCCTTCAGGCTGTTCATGCCAAGGGGTGGAGTGACCATATCCAGCAGGGAGCGGGCGGAACTGCGGGACAATCTCGTCAGGCTCGGGGTAACCAAGATGTCCGCGGGGTCCAATACGGCGGTAGGCGGCCGTTCCCACCCCGAAGCCGTCGGACAGTTCGAAATCTCCGACGGGCGCAGTGTGGCCGAGATGGCGGCAATGATCTATTCCCAGGGTTATCAGCCGGTCTATAAGGACTGGCAGATGGTTTGA
- the thiS gene encoding sulfur carrier protein ThiS translates to MNIYVNGKATDVPDGLTLSGLVAQRRLNPDTIIVEHNYNLVQKERWDGIMLKENDRVEILRFVEGG, encoded by the coding sequence TTGAATATCTACGTGAACGGCAAAGCAACCGATGTCCCGGACGGCCTCACCCTATCCGGGCTAGTTGCCCAAAGGAGGCTCAATCCCGATACGATCATCGTGGAACACAACTACAACCTGGTTCAGAAGGAGCGCTGGGACGGGATCATGCTCAAAGAAAACGACCGTGTTGAGATTCTGAGATTCGTAGAGGGAGGATGA
- a CDS encoding AIR synthase family protein produces the protein MIGKINDDLFRRAILPHTGAAKPQVIVGPRMGVDAAIVKIGDEYMAIAEDPIFPGPTTTPGDFGWITVHIGASDVAVTGIKPQFMTYSLLLPPGTPDDYIEALVRSISETAGELGITIVGGHTGYYSSVTVPTIGGITVWGLGRDFVTPAGAQVGDAVIVTKGVAIEAAGVLASEFGDKLLAAGISGHLVERARLRLREMSVVADAATATDVGGVHAMHDATEGGLERGLWEIAEASGVGLRIERDKVPVPDDVRAICDFFKLNPFQVISEGTLVLTCGSDKTGELLQGFERAGIPAAEIGQVVPLEEGRYWIEDGGRKRKLLPPPVDRFWEAFFSALSQKDD, from the coding sequence ATGATCGGTAAGATAAACGACGACTTGTTCCGCAGGGCAATTCTGCCGCACACAGGGGCCGCGAAACCGCAGGTGATTGTCGGCCCCCGGATGGGAGTGGATGCCGCGATCGTCAAGATCGGAGATGAGTACATGGCCATCGCCGAGGACCCGATTTTCCCGGGGCCCACGACAACCCCCGGGGATTTCGGCTGGATCACCGTGCACATCGGTGCCAGCGATGTGGCCGTTACGGGGATTAAACCGCAGTTCATGACCTATTCGCTGCTGTTGCCTCCAGGAACCCCCGATGATTATATAGAGGCACTTGTCCGCAGCATCAGCGAAACCGCCGGGGAACTGGGCATTACTATCGTCGGTGGGCATACGGGTTACTACAGTTCGGTAACAGTGCCGACCATTGGCGGAATCACCGTCTGGGGGCTGGGACGGGATTTTGTTACCCCTGCCGGGGCGCAGGTTGGCGATGCCGTGATCGTAACCAAAGGGGTGGCCATTGAAGCGGCAGGTGTGCTGGCCAGTGAGTTTGGCGATAAATTGCTGGCTGCCGGCATTTCCGGCCACCTGGTAGAACGGGCGAGGCTAAGGTTACGGGAGATGTCGGTGGTAGCCGATGCAGCCACGGCTACCGACGTTGGAGGAGTCCATGCCATGCATGACGCTACCGAGGGCGGCCTGGAGCGCGGGCTCTGGGAGATCGCCGAAGCCTCTGGGGTGGGCTTGCGGATCGAGAGGGATAAGGTGCCCGTACCGGACGATGTCAGGGCCATCTGCGATTTCTTTAAGCTGAACCCTTTTCAGGTGATCAGCGAAGGGACGCTGGTTCTGACCTGTGGCTCGGACAAAACCGGAGAACTGCTGCAGGGTTTTGAACGGGCCGGAATCCCGGCTGCCGAAATCGGGCAGGTAGTACCGCTGGAAGAGGGGCGTTACTGGATTGAGGACGGCGGGCGGAAGCGGAAGCTCCTGCCGCCTCCTGTCGACCGATTCTGGGAAGCCTTTTTCAGCGCCCTGTCTCAGAAAGATGACTAG
- a CDS encoding thiazole synthase translates to MVDVLEIGGRQITNRLFLGTGKFSSNRLIPEAVRAAGVQVVTVALRRVDMEFEQENIAAYIPEDCIMMPNTSGARNAQEAVRIARLARAAGCGNWVKIEVISDNRYLLPDNYETIKATEILAGEGFVVLPYMSPDLMVAEKLVEAGAAAVMPLGAPIGSNRGLRTRELIRILIDEIPLPIIVDAGLGRPSEAAEAMEMGAAAVLVNTAIATAGDPVAMARAFSLAVAAGRLAYLAGPGESVEYARASSPLTGFLRD, encoded by the coding sequence GTGGTGGATGTCTTGGAGATCGGGGGAAGGCAGATTACCAACCGCCTTTTTCTGGGAACCGGCAAGTTTTCTTCAAACCGCCTGATTCCTGAGGCGGTCAGAGCCGCAGGCGTGCAGGTGGTGACCGTGGCTCTGAGGCGGGTGGACATGGAATTTGAGCAGGAAAATATAGCCGCCTATATCCCCGAGGACTGTATCATGATGCCGAACACCTCCGGTGCCAGGAACGCTCAGGAGGCGGTGAGGATCGCTAGGCTGGCCAGAGCGGCGGGCTGCGGCAACTGGGTCAAAATCGAGGTTATTTCGGACAACAGATACCTCCTTCCCGATAACTACGAAACCATCAAGGCCACGGAGATTCTGGCGGGAGAGGGATTTGTGGTCCTGCCCTATATGAGCCCGGACCTGATGGTGGCCGAAAAGCTGGTGGAAGCTGGAGCGGCGGCGGTGATGCCCCTGGGAGCACCTATAGGGAGCAACCGCGGGCTTAGAACCAGGGAGCTTATAAGAATATTAATAGACGAAATACCCCTTCCCATCATCGTGGACGCCGGGCTGGGGCGGCCCTCGGAGGCGGCGGAGGCCATGGAAATGGGAGCGGCAGCAGTTCTGGTGAACACCGCTATCGCCACGGCCGGGGACCCGGTGGCCATGGCCCGGGCCTTCAGCCTGGCCGTTGCGGCCGGGAGGCTCGCCTATCTGGCGGGGCCGGGGGAAAGTGTGGAGTATGCCAGGGCGTCGTCACCCCTGACAGGGTTTTTGAGGGATTGA
- a CDS encoding MFS transporter, protein MKMNKKLLGLLGTGHAVTDINQGALSVILTFFAHFSQLQVGAAMLAFNLSSSVIQPLFGVFSDRFRAAWLLPVGCLLAGLGMAVTGFTIGYLPLLLAVLVSGLGVAAYHPEGSKFARFASGERKASGMSLFSVGGNFGFAAGPLLAGLFYKLAGLKGTVGFLVLSGVMALLLWLNLSAINRTQTGESMPDVNNPRNRSSKKGLGRGWKYLLPVFILVLVIILRSWIHLGIVTFLPQYYVRYLHHTNTYAAAVVSLFLLAGAVGTLIGGRLADRWGLKTMIMLSMALLIPLLYLLSHLKGFWLITVVALTGCAVVSTFAVTVVFGQELLPHNVGLASGLTLGFGIGMGGVGTTLLGWVADHWGLPAAFHAMIIFPVFGLLLTLLLPGRKELARMNQEVEVVSSRI, encoded by the coding sequence ATGAAAATGAACAAAAAACTGCTCGGACTGTTGGGGACAGGACATGCCGTTACCGACATCAACCAGGGAGCGCTTTCCGTCATTCTGACATTCTTTGCGCATTTCAGCCAGCTCCAGGTAGGTGCGGCGATGCTCGCTTTCAACCTCAGTTCTTCGGTTATCCAGCCGCTCTTCGGTGTTTTCAGCGACCGTTTCAGGGCGGCCTGGCTGCTGCCCGTGGGCTGCCTCTTGGCGGGATTGGGTATGGCCGTCACCGGCTTCACCATCGGCTATTTGCCTCTGCTGTTGGCCGTTCTCGTCAGCGGATTAGGAGTTGCTGCCTACCATCCCGAGGGTTCTAAGTTCGCCCGGTTTGCCAGCGGAGAGCGCAAGGCCTCGGGGATGTCTCTTTTTTCGGTGGGGGGCAATTTCGGCTTCGCGGCCGGACCGTTATTGGCCGGTTTGTTTTATAAGCTGGCGGGGCTTAAGGGGACGGTAGGGTTTTTGGTGTTAAGTGGGGTTATGGCTCTGCTCCTTTGGCTCAATCTGTCTGCTATCAATCGCACTCAAACCGGCGAATCGATGCCTGATGTCAACAATCCCCGCAACCGCTCCTCGAAGAAGGGGTTGGGCAGGGGTTGGAAGTACCTTTTACCGGTTTTCATTCTGGTTCTGGTGATCATCCTGCGTTCCTGGATTCATCTGGGAATCGTCACTTTTCTGCCCCAGTATTACGTTCGTTACCTGCATCACACCAACACCTACGCAGCAGCGGTGGTTTCACTGTTTCTTCTGGCAGGGGCTGTGGGAACGCTTATCGGCGGCCGCCTTGCCGACCGCTGGGGGTTGAAAACGATGATCATGCTCTCGATGGCGCTGCTTATCCCTCTCTTATACCTGTTGAGCCACTTAAAGGGTTTTTGGTTAATAACTGTAGTGGCCTTGACCGGGTGTGCCGTCGTATCCACCTTTGCTGTGACGGTGGTTTTCGGCCAGGAACTCCTGCCCCATAATGTCGGGCTTGCCTCAGGCCTGACGTTGGGTTTTGGGATCGGGATGGGCGGCGTCGGAACCACTTTGCTGGGGTGGGTCGCCGACCATTGGGGCCTGCCGGCAGCTTTTCATGCGATGATTATTTTCCCGGTGTTCGGGCTGCTATTGACGCTGTTGCTCCCCGGCAGAAAGGAGCTGGCCCGGATGAATCAGGAGGTCGAGGTGGTATCGTCCCGCATCTGA